The following coding sequences lie in one Vitis vinifera cultivar Pinot Noir 40024 chromosome 19, ASM3070453v1 genomic window:
- the LOC100258391 gene encoding zinc transporter 11 codes for MPRSLLSLSLLLLAFAAVAAAHGGDHDDDGDEPSSDSVDLRTKPLILVKIYCLILVFVGTFIGGVSPYFLKWNETFLVLGTQFAGGVFMGTAMMHFLSDSNETFGDLTSVEYPFAFMLACAGYLTTMFADCLVSYVYGKGPSGGGGDVELQANMQGKSSSNGGNSESLGQDQNCTELHFVNAPLRTATSLGDNILLIFALCFHSVFEGIAIGVAETEADAWRALWTVCLHKIFAAIAMGIALLRMIPDRPLLSCVAYAFAFAISSPVGVAIGIVIDATTQGAVADWIYAISMGLACGIFIYVSINHLLSKGYNCQRTVPFDTPNYKFLAVLLGVGVIAVVMIWDT; via the exons ATGCCTCGCTCtctcctctccctctctcttctcCTCCTCGCCTTCGCCGCCGTCGCCGCAGCCCATGGCGGCGatcatgatgatgatggtgacgAGCCGTCGTCGGACAGCGTTGACTTGAGGACGAAGCCACTGATTCTGGTGAAGATCTACTGTCTGATTCTCGTGTTTGTCGGGACTTTCATCGGCGGCGTGTCGCCCTACTTCTTGAAGTGGAACGAGACGTTTCTAGTGCTGGGAACGCAGTTCGCCGGCGGAGTGTTTATGGGGACGGCGATGATGCATTTTCTGAGCGACTCGAATGAGACGTTTGGGGATTTGACGAGCGTGGAGTATCCGTTCGCGTTCATGCTGGCGTGTGCGGGGTATTTGACGACGATGTTCGCCGATTGTTTGGTTTCCTATGTGTATGGAAAGGGGCCGAGTGGTGGCGGCGGAGATGTCGAGCTTCAAG CAAATATGCAAGGAAAAAGTAGTAGTAATGGCGGAAATTCAGAGTCTCTGGGTCAG GATCAGAATTGCACAGAGCTCCACTTTGTAAACGCCCCTCTGAGAACTGCCACATCGCTTGGGGACAACATATTACTCATCTTTGCACTGTGTTTCCACTCTGTATTTGAGGGCATTGCAATTGGAGTTGCAGAGACCGAAGCTGACGCTTGGAGAGCTCTATGGACGGTCTGTCTCCACAAGATATTTGCAGCCATTGCAATGGGAATAGCTCTCCTTCGGATGATTCCAGACAGACCCCTCCTCTCCTGTGTAGCCTATGCCTTTGCATTTGCCATTTCTAGCCCAGTTGGAGTGGCCATTGGTATCGTCATAGATGCCACTACCCAGGGCGCTGTGGCTGACTGGATATACGCTATATCAATGGGGCTAGCATGTGGGATCTTCATCTATGTCTCAATAAACCATCTACTGTCCAAGGGATACAATTGCCAGAGGACAGTTCCCTTTGACACCCCCAACTACAAGTTCTTAGCAGTGTTGTTGGGTGTCGGGGTAATCGCGGTTGTGATGATCTGGGACACCTGA